The following proteins come from a genomic window of Geminicoccaceae bacterium SCSIO 64248:
- the rhaI gene encoding L-rhamnose catabolism isomerase, with protein sequence MSDLPLPADVVARTNAPLEAGIRADYDALAGTLDRRGLAIERVTEAVGAFGVAIPSWGVGTGGTRFARFPGPGEPRNVFDKLDDCAVVQALTGATPTVSLHFPWDETGDMSELAGKGRALGLGFDAVNSNTFQDHPGNPAHPLSYRYGSLSHADPAVRRQAIEHNLHCIELGRKLGSRALTIWIGDGSNFPGQTSFVRSFERYIDSVRAVHDGTPADWRLFLEHKIHEPAFYSTVIQDWGSSLLAAQSVGERVACLVDLGHHAPNVNIEMIVARLIHARRLAGFHFNDSKYGDDDLDTGAIDPFRLFLVFNELVDAAHRGAPGFDPAYMLDQSHNVTDPIESLMTSAIEVTRAYAQALLVDRPALEGFQEANDVMMANQTLKQAFQTDVGPILAMARLRKGAAIAPVQAYRASGYRATVAEIRPAATGGSGGIV encoded by the coding sequence ATGTCGGACCTGCCTCTCCCCGCCGACGTCGTCGCCCGCACGAACGCGCCGCTCGAGGCCGGCATCCGCGCGGACTACGACGCGCTCGCTGGCACTCTGGACCGGCGCGGCCTCGCGATCGAGCGCGTCACCGAAGCGGTCGGCGCCTTCGGCGTCGCCATTCCGTCCTGGGGCGTCGGCACCGGCGGCACGCGCTTCGCCCGCTTCCCCGGACCGGGCGAGCCGCGCAACGTGTTCGACAAGTTGGACGACTGCGCCGTCGTTCAGGCCCTGACCGGGGCGACGCCCACCGTGTCCCTCCACTTTCCCTGGGACGAGACCGGCGACATGAGCGAGCTCGCCGGCAAGGGCAGGGCGCTCGGCCTGGGTTTCGATGCGGTCAACTCGAACACGTTCCAGGACCATCCGGGCAACCCGGCGCATCCCCTGTCGTACCGCTACGGCAGCCTCAGCCATGCCGATCCCGCGGTGCGCCGGCAGGCGATCGAGCACAACCTGCACTGCATCGAGCTCGGCCGGAAGCTGGGCTCCCGCGCGCTGACCATCTGGATCGGCGACGGCTCGAACTTTCCCGGACAGACGAGCTTCGTCCGAAGCTTCGAGCGCTACATCGACTCGGTGCGGGCGGTTCACGACGGCACGCCCGCCGACTGGCGCCTCTTCCTCGAGCACAAGATCCACGAGCCCGCCTTCTACTCGACCGTCATCCAGGACTGGGGCAGCTCGCTGCTCGCGGCCCAGTCGGTCGGCGAGCGCGTGGCGTGCCTGGTCGATCTCGGCCATCACGCGCCCAACGTGAACATCGAGATGATCGTCGCCCGGCTGATCCACGCCCGGCGCTTGGCCGGCTTCCACTTCAACGATTCCAAATATGGCGACGACGACTTGGACACGGGCGCGATCGATCCGTTCCGGCTCTTCCTCGTCTTCAACGAACTGGTCGACGCCGCGCACCGTGGCGCGCCGGGCTTCGATCCCGCCTACATGCTGGACCAGTCGCACAACGTCACCGATCCGATCGAGAGCCTGATGACCAGTGCGATCGAGGTCACGCGCGCCTACGCCCAGGCGCTCCTGGTCGACCGTCCGGCGCTGGAGGGCTTCCAGGAGGCGAACGACGTCATGATGGCCAATCAGACGCTCAAGCAGGCCTTCCAGACCGATGTCGGCCCGATCCTCGCCATGGCGCGCCTGCGCAAGGGCGCGGCGATCGCGCCGGTCCAGGCTTACCGTGCATCGGGCTATCGCGCGACCGTGGCCGAGATCCGTCCCGCGGCAACGGGCGGCAGCGGCGGCATCGTCTAG
- a CDS encoding ribbon-helix-helix domain-containing protein produces the protein MDPIYQYEVEMETRVVTAHLPLPLADKVDELAARLERPRGWIVKQALSAWIAQEDERRRLTLEAMADVDDGRVIDHETVQAWADSLGTDEPLPTPK, from the coding sequence TTGGATCCGATTTATCAATATGAGGTCGAAATGGAGACCAGGGTCGTTACCGCTCATCTCCCCTTGCCGCTGGCGGACAAGGTTGATGAGCTGGCGGCGCGGCTTGAGCGGCCGCGCGGCTGGATCGTCAAGCAGGCCTTGTCGGCCTGGATCGCGCAGGAGGACGAGCGCCGCCGGCTGACGCTCGAAGCGATGGCGGATGTCGATGACGGTCGGGTCATAGACCACGAGACGGTGCAGGCCTGGGCGGACAGCCTGGGAACCGATGAGCCTTTGCCCACGCCGAAATGA
- a CDS encoding type II toxin-antitoxin system RelE/ParE family toxin, translating into MIRVKWTGKALSDLTRVHDFLVTVNPQAAARIAQWLASAPARLRDHPRLGEKLDEFEPCEVRRIVIGRYEMRYEVQASAVYVLRIWRAREDR; encoded by the coding sequence ATGATCCGGGTGAAATGGACCGGCAAGGCGTTGTCGGACCTGACCCGCGTCCACGACTTTCTGGTAACGGTGAATCCGCAGGCGGCCGCGCGCATCGCACAATGGCTGGCTTCGGCTCCAGCCAGGCTTCGTGACCACCCGCGCCTCGGTGAGAAGCTCGACGAGTTCGAGCCGTGCGAAGTGCGCCGCATCGTCATCGGGCGCTACGAGATGCGCTACGAAGTTCAAGCTTCGGCGGTCTATGTCCTCCGCATCTGGCGTGCGCGCGAGGACCGCTAG
- a CDS encoding LysR family transcriptional regulator, producing the protein MDTRFLETFVTVVETGSLAEAGRRLSLTPTAIAQRLRALDDEFGVRLVVRSGRTVTPTEAGVAIADRSRRFLRELRDLKSLGMDEHPAGQLRLGAVPTAIAGLLPDIMVRSGEAFPDLDITVVPGLSTELYAKTIGGELDMALIVQPHFPLPKTCGWKTLRVEPLMVLAPQRWSAEGPHGLLATRPFIRYGRQLWTGQLVDDYLRRVGIRPRERFALGTLDAIAVLVDRALGVSLVPDWARPWPESLSLAKLPLPDPSEPRRLGLVWARASPRIRLIQAVLGQAHAQGPA; encoded by the coding sequence ATGGATACACGCTTTCTCGAAACCTTCGTCACGGTGGTCGAGACGGGGTCGCTCGCCGAAGCGGGCCGGCGGCTGAGCCTGACGCCGACCGCAATAGCCCAGCGCCTGCGCGCGCTGGACGACGAGTTCGGCGTGCGCCTGGTCGTCCGCTCCGGCCGCACGGTGACGCCGACCGAGGCGGGCGTGGCCATCGCCGACCGTTCGCGCCGCTTCCTGCGCGAGCTTCGCGACCTCAAATCCCTGGGCATGGACGAGCACCCGGCCGGCCAGCTGCGGCTCGGTGCCGTGCCGACCGCGATCGCCGGCCTTCTGCCGGACATCATGGTACGATCCGGCGAGGCGTTTCCCGATCTCGACATCACGGTCGTGCCCGGCCTGTCGACCGAGCTTTATGCGAAGACGATCGGCGGCGAGCTCGACATGGCGCTGATCGTCCAGCCGCACTTCCCCCTGCCCAAGACCTGCGGCTGGAAAACCTTGCGCGTCGAGCCGCTCATGGTGCTGGCGCCGCAACGCTGGTCGGCGGAAGGTCCGCACGGCCTGCTCGCCACCAGGCCGTTCATCCGCTACGGCCGACAGCTCTGGACCGGGCAGTTGGTCGACGACTACCTGCGCCGCGTCGGCATCCGGCCGAGGGAGCGCTTCGCCCTGGGCACGCTGGACGCCATTGCCGTTCTGGTCGATCGCGCGCTCGGCGTGTCGCTCGTGCCGGACTGGGCGCGGCCGTGGCCCGAAAGCCTGTCGCTGGCGAAGCTGCCCCTGCCCGATCCGTCGGAGCCCCGGCGTCTCGGCCTGGTCTGGGCCCGCGCATCGCCGCGCATCCGGCTGATCCAGGCGGTGCTCGGCCAAGCACACGCGCAGGGTCCGGCGTGA
- a CDS encoding tripartite tricarboxylate transporter substrate-binding protein, which produces MPSIRRRTVIRLFAASVALATAWTAPWAQAEVQGLEITAPANPGSGYDQTSRAMQTVLQENGLASGVQVVNVPGAGGTVGLAQFATSRKRNPSLLMIGFTLLGNLATNEAAVTLDDVDPLALLLREYSVLVVPASSEIQSIDDLAARIKADTGAVSWGLGSAGGLDHIIAGQIVNAVGADVSALNAVNFAGGGEQVAAILGGHVTVAVGGLPEFASQIESGDLRVLAISSPERLEGSDIPTLREQGVDVALGTWRGVLAPKDMDEDDKAELAEAIAQMVKTDDWQAILDQRGWIDAYEDADGFGAFLDEQEALVDSSLRDLGMID; this is translated from the coding sequence ATGCCATCCATCCGCCGCCGTACCGTCATCCGTCTGTTCGCCGCGAGCGTCGCGCTCGCCACGGCCTGGACCGCGCCGTGGGCGCAGGCGGAAGTCCAGGGACTCGAGATCACCGCCCCGGCCAACCCCGGCAGCGGCTACGACCAGACGTCCCGCGCCATGCAGACCGTGCTGCAGGAGAATGGCCTCGCCTCGGGCGTGCAGGTCGTCAACGTCCCCGGCGCCGGCGGGACCGTGGGCCTCGCCCAGTTCGCGACCAGCCGCAAGCGCAACCCCAGCCTGCTGATGATCGGCTTCACCCTCCTGGGCAACCTTGCGACCAACGAGGCGGCGGTCACCCTGGACGATGTCGATCCGCTCGCTCTTCTGCTGCGCGAGTACAGCGTGCTCGTCGTGCCCGCCTCGTCCGAGATCCAGTCGATCGACGACTTGGCGGCGCGCATCAAGGCCGATACAGGCGCGGTCTCCTGGGGCCTGGGGTCGGCCGGCGGCCTGGATCACATCATCGCCGGCCAGATCGTCAACGCGGTCGGCGCGGACGTCTCGGCGCTGAACGCCGTCAATTTCGCCGGCGGCGGCGAGCAGGTCGCGGCGATCCTGGGCGGCCATGTCACCGTCGCGGTCGGCGGCCTGCCGGAGTTCGCCTCGCAGATCGAATCCGGCGACCTGCGCGTGCTGGCGATCTCTTCGCCGGAGCGGCTGGAGGGCAGCGACATCCCGACGTTGCGCGAGCAGGGCGTCGATGTCGCGCTCGGCACGTGGCGCGGCGTCCTCGCGCCCAAGGACATGGACGAGGACGACAAGGCCGAGCTTGCCGAAGCGATCGCCCAGATGGTCAAGACCGACGACTGGCAGGCGATCCTCGACCAGCGCGGCTGGATCGACGCCTACGAGGACGCCGACGGGTTCGGGGCCTTCCTCGACGAGCAGGAGGCGCTGGTCGACAGCTCCCTGCGCGACCTCGGAATGATCGACTGA
- a CDS encoding CoA ester lyase gives MAEIVMRSKLFVPGSRPELFAKALASDADGISIDLEDAVEASRKDEARGHVRDLLREAPGGTLGKIVIVRPNALSTPHFLEDLSAVVWPALDMVNVPKVESADDVREAARHLATIEAERGIKRPVGILANIESPRGLRLAAEIACADPRVVGLQVGFGDLLEPLGIDRRNPAAMQQIQLQIRIAAGEAGIWAYDGAWAGVKDAEFYVAEAEMARRLGYLGKSCIHPSQIALANAAFRPTDAEIAESLRIVEATRTATADGVGAYLVDGRMIDAPFARRAEAIVALAERLGLLPDRA, from the coding sequence ATGGCCGAGATCGTGATGCGCAGCAAGCTGTTCGTGCCGGGCTCACGGCCGGAGCTGTTCGCCAAGGCGCTCGCCTCCGATGCGGACGGCATCTCGATCGACCTGGAGGACGCCGTCGAGGCCAGCCGCAAGGACGAGGCGCGCGGCCACGTCCGCGATCTCTTGCGCGAGGCGCCGGGCGGCACGCTCGGCAAGATCGTGATCGTCCGACCGAACGCGCTTTCGACTCCTCATTTCCTTGAGGATCTGTCGGCGGTCGTCTGGCCGGCGCTCGACATGGTCAACGTGCCGAAGGTGGAGTCGGCCGACGACGTGCGGGAGGCCGCGCGGCATCTGGCCACGATCGAGGCGGAACGCGGTATCAAGCGGCCGGTCGGCATTCTCGCGAACATCGAGTCGCCACGTGGCCTGCGTCTCGCCGCCGAGATCGCCTGCGCCGACCCGCGTGTCGTCGGCCTGCAGGTCGGCTTCGGCGATCTTCTGGAGCCGCTCGGCATCGACCGGCGCAATCCCGCGGCCATGCAGCAGATCCAGCTTCAGATCCGGATCGCCGCGGGCGAGGCCGGCATCTGGGCCTATGACGGCGCCTGGGCCGGGGTGAAGGACGCGGAGTTCTACGTGGCCGAGGCCGAGATGGCGCGCCGCCTTGGCTATCTCGGCAAGAGTTGCATTCATCCCAGCCAGATCGCGCTCGCCAACGCCGCCTTCCGCCCGACCGATGCCGAGATTGCCGAATCGCTGCGGATCGTCGAGGCTACCCGAACGGCGACGGCCGACGGCGTCGGCGCCTATCTCGTCGACGGCCGCATGATCGACGCGCCGTTCGCGCGGCGGGCGGAGGCCATCGTCGCCCTGGCCGAGCGGCTGGGCCTCCTGCCGGATCGCGCCTGA
- a CDS encoding CoA transferase, translating into MTKRLKQRDYQPEGRGPLSGIRVLDLSRLFAGNVLTQMLGDYGAEVVKVEPPAGDTLRGWRTAGIDTHWKIYARNKKSLCVDFRQPETKALLLDLAATADIFVESFRPGTLEEMGLGPDVLHARNPKLVVIRISGWGQDGPYRRRPGFGTLIEGMSGFASMNGFPDREPVLPPIYLADGVAGLYGVSAAMIALREVEQNGGKGQVIDLPLLDPLFTVLGPQAANYRLTGKVKPRTGSRSTNSAPRNAYLCKDGNYVALSASTQKMAERLFRAIDRGDLIEDPRYRTNADRVRHAHELDAIIGAFVAERTQAETVAFFEKAEVTIGPIYDITQIVEDEHVVTRELLADYPDPDMDRLPMHHVVPRMDETPGTIRTPAPRLGEHSRDLLREIGIDDARFAELVESGVVAGEVQDQLKPR; encoded by the coding sequence GTGACCAAACGCCTGAAGCAACGCGATTACCAGCCGGAGGGGCGAGGGCCGCTCTCCGGCATCCGTGTCCTCGACCTGTCGCGCCTGTTCGCCGGCAACGTCCTGACCCAGATGCTGGGCGACTACGGCGCGGAGGTCGTCAAGGTCGAGCCGCCCGCCGGCGACACCTTGCGGGGATGGCGCACGGCCGGCATCGACACCCATTGGAAGATCTACGCCCGCAACAAGAAGAGCCTGTGCGTCGACTTCCGCCAGCCGGAAACGAAGGCTCTTCTTCTCGACCTCGCCGCGACGGCGGACATCTTCGTCGAGAGCTTCCGCCCCGGCACGCTGGAAGAGATGGGCCTGGGACCGGACGTGCTGCACGCGCGCAATCCCAAGCTGGTCGTCATTCGCATCTCCGGCTGGGGCCAGGACGGGCCGTATCGCCGCCGGCCGGGCTTCGGCACGCTGATCGAGGGCATGTCCGGGTTTGCCTCGATGAACGGCTTTCCCGATCGCGAGCCGGTCCTCCCGCCCATCTATCTCGCCGACGGCGTCGCCGGTCTCTACGGCGTCAGCGCGGCCATGATCGCGTTGCGCGAGGTCGAGCAGAACGGCGGCAAGGGCCAAGTGATCGACCTGCCGCTGCTCGATCCCCTGTTCACCGTGCTGGGCCCGCAGGCCGCGAACTACCGACTGACCGGCAAGGTCAAGCCGCGCACCGGCAGCCGCTCGACCAATTCCGCGCCGCGCAACGCCTATCTCTGCAAGGACGGCAACTATGTCGCCCTGTCCGCCTCGACCCAGAAGATGGCCGAGCGCCTGTTCCGCGCGATCGACCGGGGCGACCTGATCGAGGATCCGCGCTACCGCACCAACGCCGACCGCGTGCGTCACGCCCACGAGCTCGACGCCATCATCGGCGCCTTTGTCGCCGAGCGGACCCAGGCCGAGACGGTGGCGTTCTTCGAGAAGGCCGAGGTCACGATCGGGCCGATCTACGACATCACCCAGATCGTCGAGGACGAGCACGTCGTGACGCGCGAATTGCTCGCGGACTATCCCGATCCCGACATGGACCGGCTGCCCATGCATCATGTCGTGCCGCGCATGGACGAAACGCCCGGCACGATCCGCACGCCCGCGCCGCGCCTGGGCGAGCACAGCCGCGACCTGCTGCGCGAGATCGGCATCGACGACGCCCGCTTCGCCGAGCTGGTGGAATCGGGCGTGGTCGCCGGCGAGGTCCAGGACCAGCTGAAGCCGCGCTGA
- a CDS encoding GNAT family N-acetyltransferase, with amino-acid sequence MSRPAFSIRPARSAADLASATALFRAYAASIGIDLAYQGFEDELAGLPGKYAEPAGVILLAEDANGGPLGCVALRPMAERGCCEMKRLYVTPQGRGLGLGRALVDAVLAEATRQGYRAMRLDTLPTMTGAIRLYRKAGFAPIAPYYDTPITDTLFLGRALEA; translated from the coding sequence ATGTCTCGCCCCGCCTTCTCGATCCGTCCCGCGCGCTCGGCGGCCGACCTCGCCAGCGCGACCGCGCTGTTCCGGGCCTATGCCGCCTCGATCGGGATCGACCTGGCCTATCAGGGGTTCGAAGACGAGTTGGCCGGCCTGCCCGGCAAATACGCCGAGCCGGCGGGGGTGATCCTTCTGGCCGAGGACGCGAACGGCGGACCGCTCGGCTGCGTCGCGCTGCGGCCGATGGCCGAGAGGGGCTGCTGCGAGATGAAGCGGCTCTACGTGACGCCGCAAGGACGCGGGCTTGGCCTGGGCCGCGCGCTGGTCGATGCGGTGCTGGCAGAGGCCACGCGGCAGGGCTATCGCGCGATGCGCCTCGATACCCTGCCGACCATGACCGGGGCGATCCGCCTGTACCGGAAGGCGGGCTTCGCGCCGATCGCTCCCTATTACGACACGCCGATCACCGATACGCTCTTCTTGGGCCGCGCGCTGGAAGCCTGA
- a CDS encoding helix-turn-helix domain-containing GNAT family N-acetyltransferase encodes MLDEIAAVRRFNRLYTRQIGTLQEHLLDSAFSLTEARVLYELAHNPDTTAIAIGRELGLDAAYLSRILKRFRQRGLLAGRRSEADGREVRLMLTEAGRAAFVEIDRASAHQVRTMLAAMTPGARVRFLAGIASVEQAMDEAEGGPAFVLRDPRPGDLGWIVHRQAALYHEEYGWDASFESLLLDITAAYVRDFKPEREQCWIADCGGRIAGAVFLVEGDAPGTAKLRMLYVEPWARGMGIGRVLVGACVARAREAGYARLVLWTNDVLVAARRIYQAAGFTLVGEEAHRSFGHDLVAQTWALDLDEPTTGSQA; translated from the coding sequence GTGCTCGACGAGATCGCAGCGGTGCGACGGTTCAACCGCCTGTACACGCGCCAAATCGGCACGTTGCAGGAGCATCTTCTCGACAGCGCGTTCTCGCTGACCGAGGCGCGCGTGCTCTACGAACTGGCGCACAACCCGGACACGACCGCGATCGCCATCGGGCGCGAGCTCGGCCTCGACGCCGCCTATCTCAGCCGCATTCTCAAGCGCTTCCGCCAGCGGGGGCTGCTCGCCGGTCGGCGCTCCGAGGCCGATGGACGCGAGGTGCGCCTGATGCTGACCGAGGCCGGACGCGCCGCCTTTGTCGAAATCGACCGGGCCTCCGCCCATCAGGTCCGAACGATGCTGGCAGCGATGACCCCGGGCGCGCGCGTCCGCTTCCTGGCCGGGATCGCCAGCGTCGAACAGGCGATGGACGAAGCTGAAGGGGGGCCCGCCTTCGTGCTGCGCGATCCACGGCCGGGCGATCTCGGCTGGATCGTCCACCGCCAGGCCGCGCTCTACCACGAGGAGTATGGCTGGGACGCGAGCTTCGAATCACTTCTCCTCGACATCACGGCGGCCTACGTACGTGACTTCAAGCCGGAGCGCGAGCAGTGCTGGATCGCCGATTGCGGCGGACGGATCGCGGGCGCGGTCTTCCTCGTCGAGGGCGACGCGCCCGGCACGGCGAAGCTGCGCATGCTCTATGTCGAGCCGTGGGCGCGCGGCATGGGCATCGGCCGCGTCCTGGTCGGGGCGTGCGTCGCGCGGGCGCGCGAGGCGGGCTATGCCCGGCTCGTGCTCTGGACCAACGACGTCCTGGTCGCGGCCCGGCGCATCTATCAGGCGGCCGGCTTCACGTTGGTCGGCGAGGAGGCGCATCGCAGCTTCGGACACGACCTGGTCGCGCAGACCTGGGCGCTCGACCTGGACGAGCCGACGACCGGCTCTCAGGCGTGA
- a CDS encoding MmcQ/YjbR family DNA-binding protein, with product MPPSPLDHLRAICLDLPEAEERETWERPTFRVRDKIFAMFRPTEERPAFWCKAPPGSQAVLIGADPSRFFRPPYVGPRGWIGTWLDGDCDWDEVNTLVRRSYGLIAPRKLVRQIEERRSL from the coding sequence ATGCCGCCGTCGCCGCTCGACCACCTGCGCGCGATCTGCCTCGATCTGCCCGAGGCGGAGGAACGGGAGACCTGGGAGCGGCCCACCTTCCGGGTGCGGGACAAGATCTTCGCCATGTTCCGGCCGACTGAAGAGCGGCCCGCGTTCTGGTGCAAGGCCCCGCCCGGAAGTCAAGCCGTCCTGATCGGCGCCGACCCGAGCCGCTTCTTCAGGCCGCCTTATGTCGGTCCGCGCGGCTGGATCGGGACGTGGCTGGACGGCGACTGCGATTGGGACGAGGTGAACACGCTCGTCCGGCGCAGCTACGGCCTGATCGCGCCGAGGAAGCTCGTGCGCCAGATCGAGGAGCGCCGGTCCCTCTAG
- a CDS encoding DUF4893 domain-containing protein, protein MRMVLTALVAMTMASSAWADGFFPGRLSPADQARLERFDEARAQAVADARARGKPDAVAELDAALAGNPGSIAPADMAGEWRCREIDMGGRLALAVGPEVRCRILDDAAGLRLETIDGSQRLSGTFYDIGEARLGFAGALATGTDAPLPYGRSETRDQVGYVVPVARDRVRIEMPRPIAEFSFQILELRR, encoded by the coding sequence ATGAGGATGGTACTCACGGCGCTCGTTGCGATGACGATGGCTTCGTCCGCCTGGGCGGACGGCTTCTTCCCGGGCCGGTTGTCGCCGGCCGATCAAGCCCGCCTCGAACGTTTCGACGAGGCGCGTGCCCAGGCGGTCGCGGATGCGCGGGCGCGGGGCAAGCCGGATGCTGTCGCCGAACTCGATGCCGCGCTGGCCGGCAACCCCGGCTCGATCGCGCCGGCCGACATGGCCGGCGAATGGCGATGCCGCGAGATCGATATGGGCGGCCGCCTCGCGCTCGCGGTCGGGCCGGAAGTCCGCTGCCGCATCCTCGACGACGCCGCCGGCCTGCGCCTGGAGACGATCGACGGGTCGCAACGCCTGTCCGGCACCTTCTACGACATCGGCGAAGCGCGGCTCGGCTTCGCCGGCGCGCTGGCGACCGGCACGGATGCGCCCCTGCCCTACGGCCGCAGCGAGACGCGCGATCAGGTCGGCTATGTCGTGCCGGTCGCGCGTGATCGCGTGCGCATCGAGATGCCGCGCCCGATCGCCGAATTCTCATTCCAGATCCTGGAGTTGCGGCGCTGA
- a CDS encoding putative glycolipid-binding domain-containing protein, protein MTRIVRWTEWSGTGLQHVHVHEGDDGVLLRGVAISGDNEPVSRAYRFVIDLDRDWHVLRAEIECVDDGRSVVLNADGRGSWSDGEGIALPTLAGAIDIDLAFSPITNTLPIRRLDLQPGEAADIVTAYIAPDLSLSADPQRYTCIERARLYRYDSRDSDFTAEIEVDGDGLVVLYPGLFRRS, encoded by the coding sequence GTGACGCGTATCGTTCGCTGGACCGAGTGGTCCGGGACAGGCCTGCAGCATGTCCACGTGCACGAAGGGGACGACGGCGTCCTCCTGCGCGGGGTGGCGATCTCCGGCGACAACGAGCCCGTCAGCCGAGCATACCGCTTCGTGATCGACCTCGATCGCGACTGGCACGTGCTCCGGGCGGAAATCGAATGCGTCGATGACGGTCGGTCGGTGGTCCTGAACGCGGACGGCCGCGGTTCCTGGTCGGACGGGGAGGGCATCGCCCTGCCGACGCTTGCGGGCGCGATCGACATCGACCTCGCCTTCAGTCCGATCACCAACACGCTGCCGATCCGTCGCCTCGACCTCCAGCCCGGCGAGGCAGCCGACATCGTTACGGCCTATATCGCGCCGGATCTGTCGCTGTCCGCCGATCCGCAGCGCTACACCTGCATCGAGCGGGCACGCCTCTATCGCTACGATTCGCGCGACAGCGATTTCACGGCCGAGATCGAAGTCGATGGCGATGGCCTAGTCGTTCTCTATCCGGGATTGTTCCGGCGTAGTTGA
- a CDS encoding SulP family inorganic anion transporter, protein MRAEWLGNIRGDLLSGLVVALALIPEAIAFSIIAGVDPKIGLYASSSIAVITAIAGGRPGMISAATAATAVLMVTLVRDHGLQYLLIATVLAGALQIGAGLLRLGYVMRFVSRSVMTGFVNALAILIFMAQLPELVGVPWLTYVMVVAGLAIIYLLPRVTKVVPSPLVCILVLTTVSLVFGLDLRTVGDMGELPSTLPVFLIPDVPFTYETFLIVLPYSAGIAAVGLLESLMTANVVDELTDTTSDRNRECVGQGLANFATGFLGGMAGCAMIGQSVINVKSGGRGRLSTFAAGIFLLFLIVVLGDWVGRIPMAALVAIMIMVSVGTFKWTSFADLRTHPMSSSVVMLTTVITVVATHNLAIGVLAGVLLSGLFFAWKVAQIFRVRSALSADGRDRTYVVEGQVFFASAEDFVAAFDFKEVLNAVTIDVSAAHFWDISSVAALDTVVLKFRRHGAEVAVVGLNRASETIVDRLAVHDKPGALDRLLGH, encoded by the coding sequence ATGCGCGCGGAATGGCTGGGCAACATACGCGGCGACCTGCTGTCGGGCCTGGTCGTGGCGCTCGCCCTCATTCCGGAGGCGATCGCCTTCTCGATCATCGCGGGCGTCGACCCCAAGATCGGCCTCTACGCCTCGTCCTCCATTGCCGTGATCACGGCCATCGCCGGCGGGCGTCCCGGCATGATCTCCGCCGCGACGGCCGCGACCGCGGTCCTCATGGTCACGCTGGTGCGTGATCACGGCCTGCAATATTTGCTGATCGCGACGGTCCTGGCCGGAGCCCTGCAGATCGGCGCCGGCCTTCTGCGGCTCGGCTACGTCATGCGCTTCGTGTCGCGCTCGGTCATGACCGGCTTCGTCAACGCCCTGGCGATCCTGATCTTCATGGCCCAGCTGCCCGAGCTCGTGGGCGTGCCCTGGCTGACCTATGTCATGGTGGTGGCCGGCCTGGCGATCATCTACCTCCTGCCGCGCGTGACCAAGGTCGTGCCGTCCCCGCTCGTCTGCATCCTCGTGCTCACGACCGTCTCGCTGGTCTTCGGCCTCGACCTGCGCACCGTCGGCGACATGGGCGAACTGCCCTCGACCCTGCCGGTCTTCCTGATCCCCGACGTGCCGTTCACCTACGAGACCTTCCTGATCGTCCTGCCGTATTCGGCGGGGATCGCGGCCGTGGGCCTGCTCGAGTCGCTGATGACCGCCAATGTGGTCGACGAGCTGACCGACACCACAAGCGACCGCAATCGCGAATGCGTCGGCCAGGGGCTTGCCAATTTCGCCACCGGCTTCCTCGGCGGCATGGCCGGCTGCGCCATGATCGGCCAGTCCGTGATCAACGTGAAGTCGGGCGGACGCGGGCGGCTGTCGACGTTCGCCGCGGGCATCTTCCTGCTTTTCCTCATCGTCGTTCTGGGCGACTGGGTCGGCCGGATCCCCATGGCGGCCCTGGTGGCGATCATGATCATGGTCTCGGTCGGGACGTTCAAATGGACGTCCTTCGCCGACCTCCGCACCCATCCCATGAGCTCGAGCGTCGTCATGCTGACCACCGTGATCACGGTGGTCGCGACCCACAACCTCGCCATCGGCGTCCTTGCCGGCGTCCTGCTCTCCGGCCTGTTCTTCGCCTGGAAGGTCGCGCAGATTTTCCGTGTGCGTTCGGCCCTTTCCGCGGACGGCAGGGACCGGACCTATGTCGTCGAGGGCCAGGTGTTCTTCGCCTCGGCCGAGGATTTCGTCGCCGCCTTCGACTTCAAGGAAGTCCTGAACGCGGTGACGATCGACGTGAGCGCCGCGCATTTCTGGGACATCTCCAGCGTGGCCGCGCTGGATACGGTGGTCCTGAAGTTCCGCCGCCACGGCGCGGAGGTGGCGGTCGTCGGCCTCAACCGGGCGAGCGAGACCATCGTCGACCGGCTCGCCGTCCACGACAAGCCGGGCGCGCTCGATCGCCTGCTCGGTCACTGA